The Bradyrhizobium sp. WBAH42 genome includes a window with the following:
- a CDS encoding GrlR family regulatory protein, with translation MLDGLYKVEYGVNDAFGCSIMCLHDGKMLGGNSGFAHLGTYVERDGEIIAQVITERHNLDPGYKPLMGADVASIRARGRLYGNQIRLEGGADTMPGARFWANLTRLDDEGLPPSGAVGPGGIANGLYGMKLSALDGVDAGLSGVMLLIDGRILGGDAFFYYLGSYSSADGRWKGEMLNQEHTPAKGENPVFGGLEVGIGFSGTCTEDSGELEGIALAGKRSLRLAASLKLMRRA, from the coding sequence TTGCTGGACGGGCTCTACAAGGTTGAATACGGCGTCAACGATGCGTTCGGCTGCAGCATCATGTGCTTGCATGACGGCAAGATGCTGGGCGGCAATTCGGGCTTTGCGCATCTCGGCACCTATGTCGAGCGCGACGGCGAGATCATCGCCCAGGTCATCACCGAGCGGCACAACCTGGACCCCGGCTACAAGCCGCTGATGGGTGCCGACGTCGCCTCGATCCGGGCGCGCGGCCGGCTCTACGGCAACCAGATCCGTCTCGAGGGCGGCGCGGACACCATGCCTGGTGCCAGGTTCTGGGCCAATCTCACGCGCCTCGACGACGAGGGCTTGCCGCCGAGCGGTGCGGTCGGACCGGGCGGCATCGCCAACGGGCTCTATGGCATGAAGCTGAGCGCGCTCGACGGCGTCGATGCCGGATTGTCCGGCGTGATGCTGCTGATCGACGGACGCATCCTCGGGGGCGATGCGTTCTTCTACTATCTCGGCTCCTATTCCTCGGCGGACGGCCGCTGGAAGGGCGAGATGCTGAACCAGGAGCACACGCCGGCGAAAGGCGAGAACCCCGTGTTCGGCGGCCTCGAGGTCGGCATCGGATTCTCCGGGACCTGCACGGAAGACAGCGGCGAGCTCGAAGGCATCGCGCTCGCAGGGAAGCGAAGCTTGCGGCTGGCAGCCTCGCTCAAGCTGATGCGAAGGGCGTAG